A segment of the Sander lucioperca isolate FBNREF2018 chromosome 7, SLUC_FBN_1.2, whole genome shotgun sequence genome:
ACCGGttccgacgtaaacggtagtGACGAGACCGAATGAGAacgaaaacatttttttttaccgctCCCTGGTGTTCCGGCGTCAACTTGTGTGACGTCAGTGCCGCTACTCAGCACACTTGTTACTCAGAACTGATAGCGAGAGGATCAATGAAGATGCCGAAGGCTGCATTTCACGTCTAAGGATGCAACAGATGCCTTAACACGTCGAATATGATGAAACATCTGGCGACACATGGAGTTTATTTTAAAGCTGAACAATGCACCGTGTTTGATAACCTACGTGACGCAAGGCCAAGCACTTCAACAGCAGTAGCCAGTGTCGGCCTCGCCGGACAATTTGAAGAGAGTCCCAGCCCTGCCAGTGTGGTGGTGGACATCACAGATGATAGTAATTTAATGCCAATCGCAAATCTTGCATATCAAGTAGGCTAGCAAATACCGCTGCCATTCAACAGCGTGTGTGACAACGTGTGCCATGTCCGATACTTCCACTCAGTGTCCGCTGACTTTCTGCTTAATGTGAAACTCATAACAAGTCGAGTATGTATGCAAAATGTTTTAACAAAAGTTTCAACACTAGATTTGGAATAGTGTGTTCAATTTGGCCCTGGAAATAAAAGGCTATTGTTTTTTCaaccgatacccagccctagtaagAAGTAAGAAAGTCCATTCTTTTTCCCCTTCCGTTGATTCAGCTCCTCATCTGTGAAATTGACTGACGTTGGTCCTCCTCACAGACCACCGGATAACCAGCCACTGCAGATAGTTCTCTTAAATTTCCATAAAAgattataaaataaacaaacccTCTGCTTTACAGATAGAAACAAACTGCACTGTGCAGACAAACAGGCAGCTGTTTGGTTAGAAGAAGATCCCTCTGCCATTGGCTACAGCAGTTAATCCAGTGgagtactttttttaaacttcctgTTCACTTTTGTTTGGACTAAGAAACAAACATTTGAAAAGATTTATGTAAAAGGGATGTCTATGCGGAAAGATTTTGGAGGCTTAAGCTGCTTGTCATGATGTATGTTGTTTTGTCAGTCGCACTTCCTGAATCTCTTCGTCAGAGTGGGCACATTTCCTTTTGGAGGAGGAACCGTACCTGCGTGGAGATGCGGTTGAGGCCGCGGCACCAGAGCACCTGGCCCCTCTTCAGCTCCATCTCAGCGTGGTCGATCTCGTCCTGGTCCTCCATCTCCTCCATCTCCGCCTCGGGGATCTCCTCCTGCTGCGTGCCGTGACCAGCCGTCTTCAGGAACCGCAGCCAGCGTGTGGGGACGCTGGACACCAGCTGAGAGGGGGGGCCGACACAAACATTACAccccagtcacacacacaacagcggCACTTCCTGTTCCCTCAACATGTTACTGACAGCTTCTACTGTCTAATAATGATGGTCAGCTACAAAGAGATCCAGGTCGTTATTTATGTTTGTGTCCCCCGTTTTATCGATATATTTGATCATATTTTACTAAGAGCGTCCTGTTTTAATTCACTGTTGATGTAAACTCTCTCCCCTCACtcctagtttttttttctttaagtcCCTTTTCAGTGGAATTAAGCTCATCCAGCTGTTGGAAGGCTTTTTGGGTGAAACCTTTAGAGAAGTGTTGAGTTGCATTGACAGATCTTTAGTTCAAAACCAACTGTTGTGGAAATAGTCTGGACCAACAGGCTttatccctcaccttccgctctctgggccctatcttgcacccagcacaattgactttgtacaccgacgcatgtatcattcctattttgcacctgacgcacagcggacttttccctccacagactcacgtcggtaaattagggaatgaacttgtgctcccgggggcggttcagcaaaaagaggcggcgtgttccggcgcaaacgttccctagtgctattttccagtttcagaaaacaattccaccacagaccaggaaaaacctagtctaaagttaGTGgtgcgttattcagatgctattttaagggcgcatgcttggccgtaatgtagagtgtgcacaccgcgcatacactttgcttctctcatctcacggacacagcagttcccatttttgcaaaccatacataaatacaaggaaaaatatgaccgtgttttacacatttccacgaatcatggatgtgttgatgacataaatgaggaaatattagaggacttaaggagatgtgatgttgaactgcatgtgccgatgccacttaacccaaatgtcccagcagcagcacgggagaggagaggcagaagagctgcatcgtctatagtgaggtaatctcggtctaatgttagactacattgcaaaaatatcaccatgcattcataacctcacgattcagtgagagtgagcccaacaCATCAGAAGTATGTTtctgtgacatttctttatttacattttgtcaaaaagaaaaaccaATAGCAAAtgtcggtctcctcggctgtgaaccgctcctggtGTGCACCCATGGAGGTATTAAGAGCGCGCGCCTAGCAAAACCGCCATTATAacagcaatccgccatggaacaagcgcgcctgctcttaaagggaatgtgagataacgctctgattggtttactgcatgttacgcccaaaccacacctatgagtaatgtagctacttcagaccaacccattttagatttgcgtcgggcaCAAGAATCATATCCCGCCGGTATATTAGCAACAGCGCTCAAGATCCGCCCATAAAGCTACTTGTGGTAAAATTGGgccctctgtgtgtttctgttctcaaaatcccttcaccGCGGTAaataacaacaaactttgagctagctaCACGCTCAAAACGGCAAGTTTTGAAgtaaatttggattgtgcaacaaggcagggaATGATTGTCAAGATTAACAAAGAATATGTTCACGGCAtctcctctctaactgggacgttttgggactgattggtgggattgctgcggacaaagtacacacagcgatggtaagagctaatgaggtttaaccatgtatcagctaattttaattgctcacgttactgtattgtgtgaacagttaacttcatttcaTATTGtacgtggcgttttcttttgcggggtgaaaatgttccacaaaaacagccaccgtcgctgcgtccagaggTTAGCGCTgcccaggacgattgtgatttggtttaaagaaatgcaaacaacccaaagcgggtttttttctcctatcccacaATACATTTGTGGTGTagccacagcgctgtggagtaaagtctggcaatgcgagactattgaATCACAACATCCCCAGTTCAAGTCTGGCTAGTAACCTCTGAAGTAGGTCACCCCCACCTCCCATCATTTCCTGTCTATAACGGTATACGGTGTCTCACCTGTCCCCACAGGAGGCTGCCCAGACCCAGGAAGACGCACCACAGCCACTGATCGAGGCTCAGCCGCACACAGCTGAACGGTTTACCACCCAACTGCACGATGACGACCTgcagggggaaagagagagagagagacgacatCATACAGGGACTCTTTTACCCCCCTTTTCCACTGTAAATGATTAGTGACCCTCCCATCCGTTACACAGCAAATTTGAACTCCTACCCTGAGGGAGGCGTTTTAGAGTaccaacagcaaatagaaacaTGTTTATAAAATCCTTCATCCCCAATGCTGTGAAGGTGCTAAATAACACTGGGAACCGTACTTAAAAATGGAATGTAGGGCGAGGCAGACTTCAGTGTTGCAGGTTTTATGCACAGAATGCATTTTTAGTATGCTATATTTATCTATGTATTTACTTTTGTAAATGTAACCTTTGTAAAGTCACTTTTTATGAAATGTATTGTCTGTTTTGTCCGTCTTGCCGTCTTGGCTATGTACTGCTTGTAATGTCCTGTCTCTGTTGTATTCTTGGTGAAACCGAAGAAAATCTTTCACATCtgtggacaataaagttttttCGTATTCGTACGACCCGGTGAAGCGACTGCCTCGGCCCCTCACAGGTTACCTGTATGATGAAGGTTCCCAGGACGATGGAGCAGAAGATGGGGTTGTTGAAGATGCCCTCGAAGACATTCCTCTCGCCGTGAATCTTGCGGGCGTTGAGCTCGTTAAAGATCTGCATCAGGACAAATGTGTTGAACACGATGGTGTAGTGCTCCGAGGACGGGGCGTGGAGCGGGGCGTTCCTGCCACTGTCGAGGTTAAACAACTTCTCGCCTGCGAGAGGGAGAGTCGAAGAGAGCAGGGGAAGAAATCAACTACATCTCTTCACTGGGGCTGCAACGGAcaatttgattattttcttgataaatGGGTTAGTTGTTGGCTCTATAAAATGTCCGAAAATGGTGAATAAATGTCGATCAGTTTTTCCCAAAGCCCCAAGACgtcatcctcaaatgtcttgttttgtccacaactcaaaagatattcagtttacggACACAGATTTGTGAAGAAAACCATTATGTACAATAAGTACCCGGTGCAATAATTTATCAGTTACATGTGCAATATCTGTTATTTATTCACTGCTGCTACTTATATTCACACTGTACTTTATTGATGTTGACACAGCACTAAAATAACATTTGTACAATCGATTCTTTTAGCAACAATCTTTTAACCCAATCTCATATTTTAACCTAATGTcactttacttctacttaactttttttttttttttatttgttgcaGTGTagctttgttacttttatacaCTTACTGACTAGCttttttcttactcttattttttACCTTGAATCTGACTGGAAGCAACTGCAAATtaaaagtattctgattctgatgattgagaaactagaaaatattcacatttaagaagctgcaatcagagaatttttacttttcttacattgattatcaaaatagttggcgattaagttaatagttgacaatcgattcatcgttgtaGCTCTCTCCATGCTTTATGATCAAAATTCCATTAATTTACACACTAATAATGAGTTAATGATTATTTCAAGTGCTTCGTAGTCAGGATATTTTTGGACTTTTTCACAAGTTAGGGGAAGCTGTGGTGCATTCACTGACCTACGAAGAGCAGGGTGAAGATAACAGTCAACTGGTAGACGGCGTGTCCCAGGATGTTCTTCATCATGGTGCGGGAAATGAGCGGCTTGTTGCGGCCATACGGGCTCCTGAGCAGCAGCGCCTCGGTGGGCGGCTCGGTGGCGAGAGCCAGTGAAGCGAAGGTGTCCATGATGAGGTTGACCCACAACATCTGCACAGCTTTCAGAGGAGAgtcctggaaacacacacagacagaagacacagacacacacacctgctgtcaGTGTCTGTCAGCAGAGAAACCATCTATCTGGAGCTTCAGAACTTTTTCACGTCATTttaaaactaactaaataactaaatattatCGTCAAAATTTAGTCTTTGACAAGCCTCTAGAGTCAAGTTTTCTTATTGACAGTATTTGATTTTAGAGGTAATACTGATTGTATGTCATTTTATATGCTTTCTGTTGTGTTgaaaaggagggaaaaaaagagatttcTAATTTAAAAGACATTTTCTCAGTCTGGTGTAGCTCATGGGTCATTTCTTGGAGAGACCCCTGTATGCTAACCTTTATAGTAAATGCATTGAAACAGCCCAGGATACACATGATGTGACGGCAACtgcttttcaaaataaggtgttaacaaaaatatacacacaATTCTGTACATATAAGGAAAAATATTAATTGGATTTTATCCACAAGAAGTATAAAACATGTTACCTCTGTCCtgtataaattataataaaaatcaACTATCACAGATATTACTTTATTCTTTGATTTTGGGtggctggaaaaaaaaatcctgactATTACTAAATTAAGGACAACTCAGACCATATAGAGATTTAAAATCAAGCATTTCTACTGTATCAATTTGGAGAATCAACAAAATTGTCTCACATTTGTGCACCTTGATTAGCTACATTTCTAAATAGTCAAGGTGCTGTAAAACACATTTCTCCATCATTTCTGACAATGAATGATACAGTATGTTTGAGTTTAGGCTATCTCGGACTACATACAGACTCAGAATTAAGCATTTCTACCGTATCAATTTAGAGAATTGCCAAAATGTAGTATTTCCAGTATGTGAGACAGCATCCGAGAAGGACACTCTTTGCCTTGTGTGCAACGTGTGAGAAAGGGCAACTTCGGACACTGTCCGCACCTGATCTGTCGGACATTGTCcggagtagggctgggtaccgaacttTTAGGCACATTCCCAATTGCCTCaatagtatcgagtatcgaaaatgTCTTGTCTTTCAATACCACATTTTAATActtaaggagtaaatctcatcagtgtcgATGAGGCGATAAGCAGAAGCATGCAGGAAAAACACTTTGTTACGCACACGTttatgtgttgttgtattttgacTACAGTGTGCGTCACATAAGTTTAAAAGGagctgacaaataaaaaaatttagaTTTGtaccgtaatgtgtaatgtgagaatttatttttgttaaaatggatttatcAACAGCTGTCAGTTGGACTGGACTAGACTGTTAAGCCactgttattttgtccacccctaATGTAGGCAGCAGCGGCGGCGTCCGGTGGCTCTGACCTGTGTGATGCAGGCTCCGGTGAAGGCCACGATGACGGCGACCACGTTGACGGTGAGCTGGAACTGCAGGAACTTGGAGATGCTGTCGTAGACGTTCCTGCCCCACATCACGGCCTTCACGATGCTGCTGAAGTTATCGTCTGTCAGGATGATGTCAGACGCCTCCTTCGCCACGTCCGTCCCGGCAATGCCCTGCAGAACACAGCATGCAGGTTAGCTTACAGAAACCTTGCACTGAACCTAGCTGCGAGCCAGGGTTTAGACCAGGGCTGGTCCATAAGGGGTTCAGGACTCCTCATATAGGTTAGCTCTGTCCGACATCTATCTGTGTGGATCAGCTGACTATCAGTGGATCCACACATGTTTTGACAGTCCTTTAACCTCCTGGTTGCTCTGGATCAGAACATGACAGAAACATCAAAAACGCTTAAATAACCTGACGGGGCGGGGCCACAGCAGAGGACAACAGGAAATTCAACAATCATCTGGACAttagttttgtttcttttcttttacctTGAAAACGCAGAAATTGCTAACTAAAAATTCCATCATTATTAATGCACCGATaactttattttctgttttatgaaTGAAGTCATAAATGTTACAAAGTTAGCTAGAAGCAGCAGTTTGATGTCATGAGTGACAATCTTTTACCATGGCGAAGCCAACGTCCGCTTTCTTGAGGGCGGGGCCGTCGTTGGTTCCGTCTCCAGTTACCGCGACAACCTGCCTCTTCTCCAGCACAGTGCTGTCAATGATACCTGAAATGACGACAGACACACAGCGGAGACACACTTATGGACCAGATGAGGATGAAGATGAGTCCGAACTCTGACCGCCTTTAATACAAGCTTTTTTTCTCCCCACTGTGTTTTatctcttttattttgtttttattaagggTGTCGCTGACTAAGAATTTTCATAGTCGAATCATAATTGTGAAGTCTTGCCTATCGTCGACTTTCTttgaaaccaatcacaatcgtcatgggaggcgctaagctccggacggtgccgctacaaaatagcctcgtggaaggaacttgttttggtggaacatgtgtacgttcaaaagtagttttagtcgtgcaacagaaaactcagattggacagatagtctagctagctgtctggatttaccctgcagagatctgaggagcagttaaccatagtcctcagaaatccaccagagtttaaaattccaacacaaagaaagcggaaggtaacggacatcagcaaaaatacatgcatctggcttaatttcctgcagcaacggagcaatcccagaagtagAACGTCGAGGATAGACTattagagagtgactgaagtgttgttagaacaaagcagtgaatcagagaaataaaacatgttctcTGTGTCATCTCAACTAGAAATGCAGCTGTAGGAAGTATCTCACTATCACACTACATTACACCATCatgttatccacattcatatttagacgcaacaaatgatatatccaactacaaaaaaagcctgaaagtcggaagttataacagaagtacaaagagttgttgctatgaagatgatacaccgtctcgtcttattgcattggtgtaaactggcagaTTTCAGAATGTTATAGACTGGCAAGTGGTTGCAAGTCGAATATTTGGGGTCACCCCTAgtttttatgtctttattttgATTTTATATCAGGGTTGCCTCTGAATTTCTATATATgatcacattttcttttactcCCTCTTAATTGTGTCTTCTAATCATGGATGTTTACATGCAAgtaaagcactttaaatgtACAAATTGTGCTTTACAAAATACATCTTTCCTATGTCTTACCTGTCTTAGTCCCCAGCCTGTTTAACCcctacgtctgtctgtctgtctccccctGGTTAGTGTGTTTCTAACCTTTGACCAGAGTGTGTTTGTCCGTTGGAGATGATCTGGCGAGGACTCTCAGCTTCGGCCAAATCTTATCAATACGCTCCTGCTCAATctgcacagaaagagagagaagacgtAAATATGAAGTATTAGTTGCAAAACATTCATTTAAATCAGTTTAGCAGACTAAACTGCGGCTAGTGTCCCCTAAAGCAGTGGTGGGTGCCCCTACAAGGGCTCATAAGAGAATCAAAGGGGCTGCGAGAACATTTCCAGGGCAGGAAATAAGTCAAAAATTGTCCAAATCacctttatatattattatccaCATTGAGGATCCCGCACCCAGTCTTCAAAGTTTCTGTGTGAGTTGAGCCTGTTAGGTCTTATTATTTTCTTGGGGCaggaaataagaaaataaaaaagtctgCTACACAAAATCATCTATTTTTTACTAAGACCCTTCTGAATTTTTCTGCCAGGGAAAATAACTCACTTTTATTAAACAGCTAAAAAAGAGGCTGCAGTGTTTATTACAGCCACAATATGAACCAACTACATCCTGATGATTGGACTTGTATTAAAGTCTTGCCAGTAGGAGCTAAAATTGTTAAAGTTGACCTGAAGGTGGAGCTAGACGAAATGTCATGGGGACATTAAATCTAGAGTGCTAGATTCAGAGTAGATTGTTAAAAACAGACACTGCTGTCTTCTGGTCCGTTCTGCGTTTGTCTGACCTCTCCCAGCTCGTTGCGGATCCGCCGGTTGAACTCTTTGCCCTCCATACACAGGAAGTCGTCTCCAGGTTGCAGGATGCCACATTTGATAGCGATGGCCCGGGCCGTATTGATGTTGTCTCCGGTCACCATGCGGACAGTGATCCCGGCCCGCTGGCACTTTCTGATGGCTTCCGGTACCTGATGAGaacatcaaaagaaaaaaatgtaacattatttGTCAGAATAGTATCTTTTAATATTCTCACAtttcattaaaggacaattacggtgcaaaatgaacctagaggttaataacacatgtaccgagtcgatcgttctctgggacatgttttcatgctaattgaatgtgtctctagcttgaaacaagttAGCacaaaccggtgattagcttataacgctagccttcggggcagagggtaaagtaaaaagaaatctttatttctataccactaacaaggctcaaaatagcaccacatttCCACGTTAGCATAATGACGGTCCATACACGTACATGTACAAAtagaagcattgagaactttgtaagtgtacagacagtttattaaaacgATAGATTaaaaagacagtaccgttcacatatacaggcaggcgccatcttggaaaaacagtcatgaccagtcgaaccacgaacACCGTGCTTGAgctggttactggttactggttacacggcgTCCGTCGTTCAACTAATGACTaatgttttcccaagatggcacccgcatgtatacatgaacggtacagtctttataaaactatctttttaataaactgtctgtacacttacaaagttctcaatgcttctgtttacacgtagggaccctcattatgctacagtggaagtgtggtgctattttgagccttgttagtggtgtagaaatagcgatttaccctctgccctgaAGGCTAGCGTTAGAAGCTAATCActggtttgcggtagcttgtttcaagctagagacgcattcgattagcatgaaaacatgtcccagagaatggtcgactcggtacacatgtgttattaacccctaggttcattttgcgccggaattgtcctttaagcgtTCCTAAAACATCTCTCCTCCAACAGAACGTCTCTGTCTGACCTCCATCTCAGACTGTCAGACTGATTCCTTTAATTTAGGACGCTTAAATAAAATGCAGGCCAGGATTTCACATGTTCAAAAGCCTCATGAAGTACTTTTAGATCAAACACGGAAGAGTCTTAAAAATTAAGAACAGAAGATAGTGTTTCAGGGAGCTCCTCTTCAGATGCTCTGTGAGTAGTGAATCTGTGTGGCCATTGCCTAATCTGTGTATTTttactctgattggctggttgCCTCCGTGTGTCCCTTTGTAAAGAGAGGTCTGATGTACCTCAGGTCGTACGGGATCCTCGATGCCGACCACGCTGATGCAGGTGAGGTTGGTGAGGATGTGGGCCTCATCATCCCAGTCAGGCTCTCCGTCAGCGGCGGGGAAGTCTCTGTAGGCCAGGCAGATGGTTCTTAGGCCCTCCGACGCCATCGGCTCAATCACCTTCCTCACCAGGTCATCTCGGTCCCGAGGTTTGAAGCTTTTGGCTTTGCCGGGCCCCATCACGATCTTAGAGCACCTGGAACCACAGAaaacaataatacatttattttatatagcgcgttaaaaaaaaaggtacacaaAGGCACTTTACAaggtaaaaacaaagaaaaacaacaacaagatcagtataaaaacaataataactagagataaatattaaaaaggtGCAGCAAAACAGCATAGAAACAAATGGAAACAGCTAAGTTGGTTACAGGTTAAAAGCAGCTTTAAACAGATGGGTTTTGAAGTTAGCAAGTGATGTGGAAAGTCTGACGTGTTGGGGGAGAGAGatccagagggagggggcagCAACGGAAAAGGCCCTATCCCCCCCCAGGTTTGGTGCTCGGGGCGGGTAAGAGGGGAAAAGGGTCATTTAATCATCATCTAACTGAGCACAGAGCTGTGTGCCCAGCAGCAGTGAACCTACTTCCTGAGCAGGATCTCAGAAGCCCCCTTGCTGTACATTCGGTAGCTACCATCGGGGTTCTTTAGCACCGTGCTCATGGACTTCCTCACAGAGTTGAAGGTGTAGACCTTGAACAGTCTCTCTTCTGGTATTTCGTTGCGGATGGTCTGGTAGTCTCGGCGCAGGTCGAGGGAGAATCCCAGTAAGGCACATTCAGTCTTGTTTCCCACCTGGCGAGCCAGCCCGCCCTCCTTCTCTGGCGGCTGCAgaaagcagcagcagacagGATGTTAATTCACAGCACAAGTTTTAGATTTTAATGACAAATCAGCAAATCAGGTGTGGGGATTAAACTCGCAAATGCAGCAGCACAGGACAATAACATTAATCTAACTAGGGTtctcctcgactaaagaaattcttagtcgaatACACCCgtatgagaggagaggaaactcTGATTGGTATCATGTATGTGCTGTGATCTGTGTTGTGGATCCAGGAGGCAATGATCAGATGAGTCCTGAGCTCCTGTGACAGCCCTCCAAACCAACCGGCTCTCTCAGCCAAATGCTTAACTCACAGAGCTCTCTGAATGGACGGCTATTTTTACAGCTCACCATAATCTTGCTGGTGTAGGCGCAGTTGACTCCGATGCCCTGGACTAGCAGGTCCAGGACCATGGCAGGGATCAGGTCCGGCTCTGGCAACTTTTTGTAGTAGCGACTTGCGATGTAGGTCTGCACCACTGTCATGCGGTTCATAGTGAGCGTGCCCGTCTTGTCGGAGCAGATGGCCGTGGCATTGCCCATCGTCTCACATGCGTCCAGGTGGCGGACCAGGTTGTTGTCCTTCatcattttctgaaaaaaaaaggcaagtaGCATTACCTGAGTCTGAGCGCTTTTTTGGAAATTTACTAAAAGAATGAACAGCGTTTGCTCCATGATTGTCTGGAGGGGGTCAAATGGGTCCATTAGTACTTTTCTGAGGGGGTCACTGCTCTAACCAAGGGggtgaaaaaaattatattaaaaaagacATTAGAACTGTTATTTGACCTATCATATGAGACGTAAAACCAATGTCAGTTTCGATAACACTAACCTAATGTCCCAAACCTAAAATAGGATCAAGAAAAGAACATCTGACTGAATGTTTTCAGGCTGGCACGCTGCAGACAGACTGCATACGTTCAGAGTGGCTATGTAATGCTGTATATCCAAACAGACCTTGACTGAATAGGCCAGGGAGATGGTGACGGCCAGAGGGAGACCTTCAGGCACAGCCACAACCAGCACGGTCACACCGATGATGAAGAACTTGACAAAGAATTGCACGTAGACGGGCAGACACTCGTTGGTGAAGTCGACCCCCTGAATCACGAAGGTATCGATTAGGAAGCGAGTGATGAGGATGAGGACAGTGAGAGATGACATGAACAGAcctgaagacagacagacacagagagaccgagcaagagagagacacagacagagacatagtaAGTTTAGTTCAGCTATAGACCTGatcatagaatagaatagaatagaatacactttattgtccccaagaggaaatttgtcttgggcattGTGCTACAGTCGGTTGcgtcacaacacaaacatgtaacagAGAAACCATTCTAAGAATCAACATAAAATCCACATCAAACATCTTAGGACATGAAGGAAGGACACATGACAGTACAGACAATACTACATCTTAAAAAGTGGCTGTAAGAATTTAACTTCTATGTGCAAAAAATGCTGGTGTATTTATTGCAATTTGCTCTGTTACACAtgttgtgtacagtaaggagCAGTGAAGAGTGTTCTGGGCGTGTTTTAAACTCCAAGTTAAGGTCTTACCTCTAAGTAGGACTGAGTTATTGTTGAAGCGTTCTACACCGACTTTCATACAGGAGAAGGACAACACttgggagggagagggacgTCACTGTTTGACCACACTCTCACAAAGTAGCAATCATGATGCCTTGTGGTAGTttgaagc
Coding sequences within it:
- the LOC116036252 gene encoding plasma membrane calcium-transporting ATPase 1-like, with the translated sequence MANNSFRGSKHGRRGEANHEAEFRCSLQELRSLMELRGEESVTKIKESYGDVSGLCARLRTSPIEGLAGNSEDIDRRIEEFGQNLIPPKKPKTFLQLVWEALQDVTLIILEVAAIISLALSFYHPPGGDRHNCGKAAGSFDAEAEEEAGWIEGAAILLSVVCVVLVTAFNDWSKEKQFRGLQSRIEQEQKFSVVRGGQVIQIKVSEIVVGDVAQVKYGDLLPTDGVLIQGNDLKIDESALTGESDHVKKTVDKDPMLLSGTHVMEGSGKMLVTAVGVNSQTGIIFTLLGAAEEDDGQGEGDSEEKVEKEKKEERKKKRDKRSKRDDKGKKGKNKDGATVEMQPLNADGEPKKKLPKKDKSVLQGKLTKLAVQIGKAGLFMSSLTVLILITRFLIDTFVIQGVDFTNECLPVYVQFFVKFFIIGVTVLVVAVPEGLPLAVTISLAYSVKKMMKDNNLVRHLDACETMGNATAICSDKTGTLTMNRMTVVQTYIASRYYKKLPEPDLIPAMVLDLLVQGIGVNCAYTSKIMPPEKEGGLARQVGNKTECALLGFSLDLRRDYQTIRNEIPEERLFKVYTFNSVRKSMSTVLKNPDGSYRMYSKGASEILLRKCSKIVMGPGKAKSFKPRDRDDLVRKVIEPMASEGLRTICLAYRDFPAADGEPDWDDEAHILTNLTCISVVGIEDPVRPEVPEAIRKCQRAGITVRMVTGDNINTARAIAIKCGILQPGDDFLCMEGKEFNRRIRNELGEIEQERIDKIWPKLRVLARSSPTDKHTLVKGIIDSTVLEKRQVVAVTGDGTNDGPALKKADVGFAMGIAGTDVAKEASDIILTDDNFSSIVKAVMWGRNVYDSISKFLQFQLTVNVVAVIVAFTGACITQDSPLKAVQMLWVNLIMDTFASLALATEPPTEALLLRSPYGRNKPLISRTMMKNILGHAVYQLTVIFTLLFVGEKLFNLDSGRNAPLHAPSSEHYTIVFNTFVLMQIFNELNARKIHGERNVFEGIFNNPIFCSIVLGTFIIQVVIVQLGGKPFSCVRLSLDQWLWCVFLGLGSLLWGQLVSSVPTRWLRFLKTAGHGTQQEEIPEAEMEEMEDQDEIDHAEMELKRGQVLWCRGLNRISTQIRVVNAFRDSVSPYEGLETPESRSSIHSFMSHPEFRMEDSVNHIPLIDEAECEDDPPVKRNSMVLPPPLTGLSTLPPPSPNQNNNAAEHIAPLPGMIAPNSAGLSPCPGSPMHSLETSL